In Ochrobactrum sp. Marseille-Q0166, a single genomic region encodes these proteins:
- a CDS encoding DUF1176 domain-containing protein produces MFFFTSSHKAILAGAVLAATVVSSGPASAAFKEIRDSWVQCDFASNCTLALKSAGDGPLSFSLYRSSAVNAQPVLRLSGFDTAAKTGKLAVAVDGKPVISFDLAAIKLDDGQGYYENPADVKKLIDAMRAGHKLTLQYNGKTYTYSLSGFVGGLIYMDEQQSLNGTVAALQAKGNKPAPQASDVSLISSINELPEAIRKDFSGEDSTCGPDSGDSFQNGGGFNAKIAEGLNLLAMPCGSPGAYNQSYVFYSQSGDKVVPISLPTISDEGPTTVDDAWNIDWSQGSKSLTAFFKGRGIGDCGTYDVWKATDDEEGKVRFVLVEERSKGDCDGNYAGGPEKWPASWPVQAK; encoded by the coding sequence ATGTTCTTTTTTACCAGCAGCCATAAAGCAATTCTGGCAGGCGCTGTTCTTGCGGCGACTGTAGTCAGTTCGGGGCCGGCTTCAGCGGCTTTTAAGGAAATTCGCGATAGCTGGGTTCAGTGCGACTTCGCTTCCAATTGTACACTTGCGCTCAAGAGCGCCGGAGATGGGCCGCTATCATTCAGTCTCTATCGTAGCAGTGCAGTAAATGCGCAGCCCGTGTTACGTCTGTCCGGCTTTGATACGGCGGCCAAAACAGGCAAGCTTGCTGTTGCTGTGGATGGTAAGCCGGTGATCTCTTTTGACCTCGCGGCAATCAAGCTCGATGATGGTCAAGGCTATTATGAAAATCCCGCAGACGTTAAAAAACTCATTGATGCCATGAGAGCAGGTCATAAATTGACCCTGCAATATAATGGCAAAACCTATACCTATTCGCTTTCCGGCTTCGTTGGCGGGTTGATCTATATGGACGAGCAGCAGTCGCTTAATGGCACGGTTGCAGCATTGCAGGCGAAGGGTAACAAGCCCGCACCGCAAGCATCGGATGTCTCTCTCATTTCGTCTATCAATGAATTGCCTGAGGCCATTCGCAAAGATTTCAGCGGAGAGGATTCGACCTGTGGTCCGGATAGCGGAGATTCTTTTCAGAATGGTGGCGGGTTTAATGCAAAAATTGCCGAAGGATTGAATCTCTTAGCAATGCCATGCGGCTCGCCGGGGGCTTATAACCAGTCTTATGTCTTCTACAGCCAGTCTGGCGACAAGGTGGTTCCGATTTCGTTGCCGACCATTTCGGATGAAGGCCCGACCACCGTTGATGATGCTTGGAACATCGACTGGTCGCAGGGCAGCAAGAGCCTGACAGCCTTTTTTAAAGGCCGAGGCATTGGCGATTGTGGAACCTATGATGTCTGGAAAGCCACAGACGATGAGGAAGGCAAGGTTCGCTTTGTCCTCGTTGAAGAGCGGTCTAAAGGCGATTGTGACGGCAATTATGCCGGTGGTCCTGAAAAGTGGCCTGCAAGCTGGCCCGTTCAAGCAAAATAG
- the greA gene encoding transcription elongation factor GreA, whose protein sequence is MEKFPMTPRGFENLKEELRTRQQVERPRIIEAIAEARAHGDLSENAEYHAAKEAQSLNEGRINELEELVGRAEVIDVTKLSGDKIKFGATVTLIDEDTEEEKVYQIVGDQEANVKEGRISISSPIARALIGKGEGDTIEVNAPGGSRSYEIVGFKFV, encoded by the coding sequence ATGGAAAAGTTCCCGATGACCCCTCGCGGTTTCGAAAACCTCAAGGAAGAACTGCGCACACGTCAACAAGTTGAACGTCCTCGGATTATTGAGGCTATTGCTGAAGCGCGCGCCCATGGCGATCTTTCTGAAAATGCGGAATATCATGCTGCAAAAGAGGCCCAGAGCCTCAATGAAGGCCGAATCAACGAGCTTGAAGAACTTGTTGGCCGCGCCGAAGTGATCGATGTTACCAAGCTTTCCGGCGACAAAATCAAGTTTGGCGCTACCGTGACTTTGATCGATGAAGATACGGAAGAAGAAAAGGTCTATCAGATTGTTGGCGATCAGGAAGCCAACGTGAAGGAAGGTCGCATTTCGATTTCTTCGCCAATTGCACGTGCGCTGATCGGCAAGGGCGAAGGCGATACGATTGAAGTCAACGCACCGGGCGGTTCGCGTTCCTATGAGATTGTCGGCTTCAAGTTTGTCTAA
- a CDS encoding glycosyltransferase family 4 protein codes for MTEVTVPVDEVEVVAPNFKRRLSGVTSTIVQLIPLQRANGLGIATMGPGLPDSLPHLDWSALFSFWKKPAKRRFRIWHARRNIEMLAGIFMRDVLRMKLRLVFTSAAQRHHKPFTKWLIRRMNAVIATSGRSGSFLEVPHDVIMHGVDLKRFHPPVGDDDQFSASGLPGKYAIGCFGRVRHSKGTDLFVDAMIALLPKYPEWTAIITGRTTAEHQTFEDGLKARIAAAGLADRIRILGEVPDVRIWYRRLTLYVAPSRNEGFGLTPLEAMASKTAVVASDAGAYAEMIVDGTGSFVAAGDGNALRDAIEPYLADPVMAQRHGENALAHVHEAFPLEKEAGAISALYERVFNS; via the coding sequence ATGACTGAAGTGACGGTTCCCGTTGATGAGGTTGAGGTCGTCGCGCCTAATTTCAAGCGCCGCCTTTCGGGCGTGACTTCAACCATCGTACAGCTGATCCCTTTGCAGCGCGCAAATGGATTGGGTATTGCGACAATGGGACCGGGCCTTCCTGACAGTCTTCCGCATCTTGATTGGTCAGCCCTTTTCTCGTTTTGGAAAAAGCCTGCGAAGCGACGTTTCCGTATCTGGCATGCACGTCGCAATATCGAAATGCTGGCTGGCATATTCATGCGCGATGTTTTGCGTATGAAACTGCGACTGGTGTTCACTTCAGCCGCACAGCGTCATCATAAGCCTTTCACAAAATGGCTGATCCGCCGTATGAATGCGGTGATCGCCACCAGTGGCCGCTCCGGAAGCTTTCTTGAAGTGCCGCATGATGTGATTATGCATGGTGTTGATCTCAAACGGTTTCATCCGCCTGTCGGCGATGATGACCAGTTCAGCGCATCGGGGTTGCCGGGTAAATATGCGATTGGCTGTTTTGGCCGGGTGCGCCATTCCAAAGGCACTGATTTGTTCGTCGATGCGATGATTGCGCTTTTGCCGAAATATCCAGAATGGACGGCAATTATAACGGGTCGCACGACCGCTGAACATCAGACATTCGAAGATGGTTTGAAAGCGCGCATTGCAGCAGCGGGACTTGCGGACCGTATCCGTATTCTTGGCGAAGTGCCGGATGTGCGCATCTGGTATCGGCGTCTTACGCTTTACGTGGCTCCTTCGCGCAATGAAGGCTTTGGCCTGACGCCGCTTGAAGCCATGGCTTCAAAAACCGCAGTGGTTGCGAGCGATGCCGGCGCCTATGCCGAGATGATCGTGGACGGTACTGGCAGCTTCGTTGCAGCCGGTGATGGCAATGCCTTGCGTGATGCTATTGAGCCTTATCTTGCCGACCCTGTCATGGCCCAGCGTCATGGTGAAAATGCGCTTGCCCATGTGCATGAGGCTTTTCCTCTTGAAAAAGAAGCGGGTGCTATCAGCGCCCTTTATGAGCGCGTCTTTAACAGCTGA
- a CDS encoding Lrp/AsnC family transcriptional regulator, whose protein sequence is MPIKADLDDIDWKILRELQNDGRITNVELAERVGISAPPCLRRVRKLEESGVIRGYRAILNGNALGQDLVAFCSVGLHRQADADLKAFAEKTKQWPLVRRAWMVSGESDFLLHCVARDLNTFQTFVIEELTAAPNVDSVRTALTIRPVKDEPLMIL, encoded by the coding sequence ATGCCTATCAAGGCTGATCTGGATGATATCGATTGGAAAATCCTTCGGGAGCTCCAGAATGACGGGCGCATCACCAATGTCGAACTCGCTGAGCGGGTCGGAATTTCAGCTCCTCCGTGTCTGCGTCGCGTGCGCAAACTAGAGGAAAGTGGCGTCATTCGCGGCTATCGCGCCATCCTTAACGGCAATGCACTCGGTCAGGATCTGGTCGCTTTTTGTTCGGTTGGTCTCCATCGTCAGGCTGACGCTGATCTCAAGGCATTTGCAGAGAAAACGAAGCAGTGGCCGCTGGTACGCCGCGCATGGATGGTGTCGGGCGAATCTGACTTCCTGCTGCATTGCGTTGCGCGCGACCTCAACACGTTCCAGACTTTCGTTATCGAAGAGCTGACGGCAGCACCGAATGTGGATTCGGTCCGCACGGCACTGACTATTCGTCCGGTTAAGGACGAACCGCTTATGATTCTCTGA